One genomic segment of Sparus aurata chromosome 24, fSpaAur1.1, whole genome shotgun sequence includes these proteins:
- the LOC115576676 gene encoding protein NLRC3-like — translation MTKGVAGIGKTVLTQKFTLDWAEDKDNQDIQFTFPFTFRELNVLKEKKFSLVELVHYFFTETKEICSFEEFQVVFIFDGLDECRLPLDFHNTEILTDVRESTSVDVLLTNLIRGKLLPSARLWITTRPAAANQIPPGCVDMVTEVRGFTDPQKEEYFRKRFREEEQASRIISHIKTSRSLHIMCHIPVFCWITATVLEDVLKTRERGELPKTLTEMYIRFLVVQAKVKKVKYDGGAETDPHWTPESRKMIESLGKLAFDQLQKGNLIFYESDLTECGIDIRAASVYSGVFTQIFKEEIGLYQDKVFCFIHLSVQEFLAALHVHLTFINSGVNLLVEEETADHQSAETCLYQSAVDQALQSPNGHLDLFLRFLLGLSLQTNQNLLRGLQTQTRSNSQTNQETVEYIKKKFSENLSAERSINLFHCLNELNDRSLVEKIQQSLSSGSLSTDYLSPAQWSALVFILLSSEEDLNVFDLKKYSASEEALLRLLPVVKASNKAL, via the coding sequence atgacaaaagGAGTGGCTGGCAttgggaaaacagtcttaacacagaagttcactctggactgggctgaagacaaagacaaccaggacatacagttcacatttccattcactttcagagagctgaatgtgctgaaagagaaaaagttcagcttggtggagcTTGTTCAttacttcttcactgaaactaaggaaatctgcagctttgaagagttccaggttgtgttcatctttgacggtctggatgagtgtcgacttcctctggacttccacaacactgagatcctgactgatgttagagagtccacctcagtggatgtgctgttgacaaacctcatcagggggaaactgcttccctctgctcgcctctggataaccacacgacctgcagcagccaatcagatccctcctgggtgtgttgacatggtgacagaggtcagagggttcactgacccacagaaggaggagtacttcaggaagagattcagagaggaggagcaggccagcagaatcatctcccacatcaagacatcacgaagccttcacatcatgtgccacatcccagtcttctgctggatcactgctacagttctggaggatgtgttgaagaccagagagcgaggagagctgcccaagaccctgactgagatgtacattcgcttcctggtggttcaggccaaagtgaagaaggtcaagtatgatggaggagctgagacagatccacactggactccagagagcaggaagatgattgaatctctgggaaaactggcttttgatcagctgcagaaaggaaacctgatcttctatgaatcagacctgacagagtgtggcatcgatatcagagcagcctcagtgtactcaggagtgttcacacagatctttaaagaggagattggactgtaccaggacaaggtgttctgcttcatccatctgagtgttcaggagtttctggctgctcttcatgtccatctgacattcatcaactctggagtcaatctgctggtagaagaagaaacagcagaccatcaatctgcagagacatgtctctaccagagtgctgtggaccaggccttacagagtccaaatggacacctggacttgttcctccgctttctcctgggtctttcactgcagaccaatcagaatctcctgcgaggtctgcagacacagacaagaAGTAACTCACAGacaaatcaggaaacagtcgagtacatcaagaagaagttcagtgagaatctgtctgcagagagaagcatcaatctgttccactgtctgaatgaactgaacgatcgttctctagtggagaAGATCCAACAGTCCCTGAGttcaggaagtctctccacagattacctgtctcctgctcagtggtcagctctggtcttcatcttactgtcatcagaagaagatctgaatgtgtttgacctgaagaaatactctgcttcagaggaggctcttctgaggctccTGCctgtggtcaaagcctccaacaaagctctgtaa